A single genomic interval of Prunus dulcis chromosome 5, ALMONDv2, whole genome shotgun sequence harbors:
- the LOC117627375 gene encoding actin cytoskeleton-regulatory complex protein pan1, giving the protein MAGAYTDQLEAYFKRADLDGDGRISGAEAVAFFQGSNLPKQVLAQIWMHADQNKTGFLGRPEFYNALRLVTVAQSKRELTPDIVKAALYGPAAAKIPAPQINIPPTSAPQSNPMAATSAPQMGMGTPPTSQNFGFRGPGVPNTTMNQNYFPPQQNQSLRPPQAIPTGMPTGSHSRPPQGVGGMGAPSVLNSNVSSNWLSGSTGTPPAGPRGLSPSVPSATPKSQPPVSTSSLPAANESKALVVSGNGFASNSAFSGDLFSATPTQPKQESSGSTYSARSTPNSSATVPVSSGPQSSSKLSALDSLSAFTMQPSGTQFQRPQGPLNHSQQVSAPASSSFASSGVSVGAGNSTSENSQIPWPKMKPSDVQKYSKVFMEVDTDRDGRITGDQARNLFLSWRLPREVLKQVWDLSDQDNDSMLSLREFCFSLYLMERYREGRPLPGTLPHNVMFDETLLSMTGQPKVPYGNAAWSANPGFGQHQGMQGSQMMAPAAGLRPPMQLSTPQADGALQPNQQNLRVQGMEGLSTTQLDNGKQDSSNSKPEEPKDAGKKVEQTEHVILDSREKMEFYRTKMQELVLYKSRCDNRLNEITERAIADKRESESLAKKYEEKYKQVAEIASKLTIEEATFREVQERKMELHQAIVKMEQGGSADGILQVRADRIQYDLEELVKALSERCKKHELNMKSSAIIELPIGWQPGIQDGAAVWDEDWDKFEDEGFANNLTIDASAKAQSVSVQRDKASPDRSSTPDSSFADGKSRNGEHALESESAFTHGDDEYARSPNGSPAGRTAPESPSQEFSDVHYGKSFEADAETHGSFDESTWGAFDNNDDTDSVWGFNTKGSDSEKHRDFFGSDDFGLHPVRTGSPHAETTFQKKSLFFEDSVPSTPLSKFGNSPRYSEAGDHYFDNFSRFDSFSSSRHDGGFSSQPERFTRFDSMNSTRDFGHTRFDSISSSKDFGQGREQLTRFDSINSTKDFGQSAFSFDETDPFGSSGPFKVSSESQTSKKGSDNWSAF; this is encoded by the exons atggCGGGTGCGTATACGGATCAGCTGGAAGCCTACTTCAAGAGAGCAGATTTGGATGGAGATGGCAGGATCAGCGGAGCTGAAGCCGTCGCTTTCTTTCAGGGTTCCAATTTGCCCAAACAAGTTCTTGCTCAg ATATGGATGCATGCTGATCAGAACAAAACTGGTTTTCTTGGTCGCCCAGAATTTTATAATGCTCTCAGACTTGTGACTGTGGCACAGAGTAAGAGAGAACTAACGCCGGATATTGTCAAGGCTGCATTATATGGTCCGGCTGCTGCAAAAATTCCTGCTCCACAAATTAATATTCCGCCCACATCTGCACCTCAATCAAATCCAATGGCTGCCACCTCTGCTCCACAGATGGGTATGGGAACCCCGCCAACATCtcaaaattttggatttaGAGGACCAGGAGTTCCTAATACAACTATGAACCAGAATTATTTTCCGCCTCAGCAAAATCAGTCCTTGAGACCTCCTCAAGCCATACCGACTGGAATGCCTACTGGTAGCCATTCTCGTCCACCACAGGGTGTTGGTGGTATGGGGGCTCCCAGTGTTCTAAACTCAAATGTCTCAAGTAATTGGCTTAGTGGAAGCACTGGTACACCTCCTGCTGGGCCCAGAGGGCTTAGTCCTTCGGTGCCCTCAGCTACACCAAAATCACAACCTCCAGTTTCAACATCTTCTCTGCCGGCAGCTAATGAATCCAAAGCATTAGTTGTTTCTGGAAATGGGTTTGCATCCAATTCAGCTTTTTCAGGTGATTTATTTTCTGCAACCCCTACTCAACCAAAACAGGAATCTTCTGGATCAACATATTCTGCTAGAAGTACACCCAACTCATCAGCCACTGTGCCAGTTTCCAGTGGGCCCCAATCTTCCAGTAAGCTTAGTGCACTTGATTCACTGAGTGCATTCACGATGCAGCCTTCTGGCACTCAGTTTCAGCGGCCCCAGGGACCCTTGAACCATAGTCAGCAGGTATCAGCTCcagcttcttcctcttttgcATCATCTGGGGTTTCAGTTGGAGCAGGAAACTCTACTTCTGAAAATTCACAGATTCCTTGGCCAAAGATGAAGCCATCTGATGTTCAGAAATATTCAAAAGTGTTTATGGAAGTAGACACTGACAGAGATGGGAGAATCACTGGTGACCAGGCACGGAATCTATTTCTGAGTTGGAGGTTACCAAGAG AGGTTTTAAAGCAGGTGTGGGACTTGTCTGATCAAGATAATGACAGCATGCTTTCCTTGAGGGAGTTTTGCTTTTCTCTCTATTTGATGGAACGTTACAGGGAAGGTCGCCCTCTTCCAGGCACACTCCCACATAATGTGATGTTTGATGAAACACTGCTGTCCATGACAGGTCAACCCAAAGTCCCATATGGAAATGCAGCTTGGAGTGCCAACCCTG GTTTTGGACAACATCAAGGGATGCAAGGTTCCCAGATGATGGCACCTGCTGCAGGTTTGAGGCCACCGATGCAGTTAAGCACCCCCCAGGCAGATGGTGCATTGCAACCAAATCAGCAGAATTTGAGAGTGCAAGGGATGGAGGGTTTGAGTACAACCCAACTTGATAATGGGAAGCAGGATTCATCTAACTCAAAACCTGAAGAGCCTAAAGATGCAGGGAAAAAG GTTGAACAAACTGAGCATGTGATTTTGGATTCAAGAGAGAAGATGGAGTTCTACCGGACAAAAATGCAGGAACTT GTTCTGTATAAAAGCAGATGTGATAACAGGTTAAATGAGATCACAGAAAGGGCAATTGCAGACAAGCGTGAG TCTGAGTCTCTGGCTAAGAAATATGAGGAGAAGTATAAACAAGTGGCAGAAATAGCATCTAAGTTAACCATTGAAGAGGCCACGTTTCGCGAAGTTCAG GAGAGGAAGATGGAATTGCATCAAGCAATTGTTAAAATGGAGCAAGGAGGTAGTGCAGATGGTATTCTTCAG GTCCGTGCTGATCGGATACAATATGATCTTGAGGAGCTAGTAAAGGCTCTTTCTGAACGCTGCAAGaaacatgaattaaacatGAAGTCAAGTGCAATAATTGAGCTCCCAATTG GCTGGCAACCTGGAATTCAAGATGGAGCAGCTGTTTGGGATGAAGATTGGGATAAGTTTGAAGATGAAG GATTTGCCAATAATCTCACTATTGATGCCTCAGCAAAAGCACAATCTGTATCTGTTCAGAGAGACAAGGCTTCCCCAGATCGTAGTTCTACTCCTGATTCATCATTTGCTGATGGCAAGTCAAGGAATGGTGAACATGCCCTTGAAAGTGAATCTGCTTTCACCCATGGTGATGATGAATATGCAAGAAGCCCTAATGGCAGTCCGGCTGGAAGGACTGCTCCAGAAAGCCCGTCTCAAGAGTTCTCAGACGTGCACTATGGTAAAAGTTTTGAAGCAGACGCAGAAACACATGG AAGTTTTGATGAGTCAACCTGGGGCGCCTTTGACAATAATGATGATACCGACTCCGTGTGGGGTTTTAACACCAAG GGGTCAGATTCTGAGAAGCATAGGGATTTCTTTGGATCAGATGACTTTGGTCTTCACCCAGTAAGAACTGGATCCCCCCATGCAGAAACCACCTTTCAGAAAAAGAGCCTGTTCTTTGAAGACTCTGTTCCTAGCACTCCGCTCTCCAAATTTGGCAACTCTCCAAGATACAGCGAGGCTGGGGATCACTACTTTGACAATTTCTCGAGGTTTGATTCCTTCAGCAGCAGCAGGCATGACGGTGGGTTTTCTTCGCAACCGGAGAGGTTCACGAGGTTTGATTCCATGAATAGCACTAGAGATTTCGGCCACACAAGGTTTGATTCCATAAGCAGCAGCAAGGACTTTGGCCAAGGGCGTGAGCAGCTCACAAGGTTTGACTCCATAAACAGCACAAAAGATTTCGGCCAGAGTGCATTTTCTTTTGACGAGACAGATCCATTTGGCTCGTCTGGCCCATTCAAGGTCTCATCTGAGAGTCAAACATCAAAGAAAGGATCTGATAATTGGA